The Serinus canaria isolate serCan28SL12 chromosome Z, serCan2020, whole genome shotgun sequence genomic interval tatctattttattttaaaatagctgtttCTCTAGTAAAGTTGTTGAAGATTTCAGTACATTGTCTGAAAAAGACAAATTGCATCTGCACAGAGAAAGTCTCACATGCAGTCCACTTCAGTTACAATGCTTCAATTGCCTTCCTTCAATTACAATTTGTTCTAagtatttggatttttttaggCTGATATGACTTATTTGCTCTTGGCAGGTGAGTATTTAGTTCACCTTCTCATTTAACATGAATATGAAGCACTATCTAAAAAGAGCTGGAGATTTTAATCTCAATGCAAAAATCAACATTATTCTTTTAGGGGACACAACATGCTTACACAATTCCAGTCCTGTTGTACTTGGCTCCCTTTTGAGGTCTGAAAATGGGCTGAAAGCAGAGTTACTTCTTCTCTCATACCAGGAATATTATAAAAAGTGCATTTGGTGATTGTCAGTTGTGTCCTGCCTAACAACTGGAAGAGACAAAACAGccagaaaaatacaaacaggTTCTCCAGGAAGAGAGAGTTCAAGAGGCAGAacctatttttttcattaagtatAGGCCTTGTCCAGAATTAATCTAAAAAGCATAGCCTTGACCAAACCCCATAAGTATGAAGCCCTTCTGCCCACTGGCAAGTCTTAACTTTTCCATAACTCTTTCTAATATGAAGGATATTTGTTTAGCTGTCAAGTCAGCCTTTATTCCCATGGTAACTCCATCACTGGTTCCAGCTGGACAGGGCAAGTGTCTGTCTCGttggaggagctgcagtgttTTGGTGGTGTCATGAAATGAATTTTCTGTACCCGTAAGTTCCTAAGCCTCCTGAAATCGATGAATTCTGGGGGCTTGGAGTTGTCCAAAACACAGGCAGAATGTTCCAGATGACATCAGTGATGACACCGAGGGCAGGAATACAGCCCATCTGTGTGCTCATCTGACAGCCCCCACCCTGACAGAGGCTCGTTTTCTGACACTAAACCAGTAAGTCTGCATTGGGCAAGTAATTTGACAATGATAAAGattagggaaaagaaagggaagggatgCAAATAGTAGAATGATTAAAGAAAAGTAGTAGTTGGATTGGTGTAACTATTAATCTCCAGATTTTAAGAACTGAAGGTTTGCATCTCAGGATATTAGGAAAGAATtatagaaaaaagaaacaaagagggAACAAATGAGGAGGTAGAGGAATAAAATCAAACACTGAATCTTGGCCTTATCTGACATACGGAAGATCTATGATAACTAAGTTATGAAATTCAGTCAGAATTGAATGAGTCTCCACTagtacaaacagaaaaaaatagggaaaagaaaaccactcAAACAAAGCCATTATTAAACTGATTGCTACAGTAGCTGAGCTGTACATAATAAACTCATTactttatttattcttctgaaTTAGTCAGTATATAAATTTTCATAGTTACACATTCACCACTACAAATGATCAAAAGCCCCTAACACCTTGTGTTGTGGTAAGTTCAAAATTTTGTCTTGTGTCTTGGCACTTTTTTAGGGTCTCCCAACTTTAGTAGCCTGTAAACACACAGGTCTAGGATAATGGAAAGGAATCTGctgcacagatatttttttttagtatcttCTTTGGGTGGTCCAACACagttttatttatgtttaaTTGAGGATAGTTCACTGCTGAAGGTCAAATCAAGTCCCTTGTGTACAACCACTGGTTGTTCATTGGCATGTTTGCCATCAAAGGTCAGTTGAAATTTGGGATCAGGATGTGAATCTAATTGAAATATTCATCTAAATTTCATTAGTTggtattcatttatttaaaaaccttCATTACTTAACAGGACAAgctagggtttttttaaaaatatttgttatagAATTTTTGAATGCTTCAAGAGCTATTCCTTTAATTCTTCCAAAAATAACATCTTCAGGGATAATCTATATGAGAATTTCATGCCAGATAAGAACTGTTTTGAAAACTTACCAAGtatataaacagaaatatataaTGAAGACCCTGTAACCAACACACATAAGATTGATGTCCTCCATGAATGAGCTACTTAAAGCTTATTTTTGTGCACTTAGCCCCCCCAGCCTGGACCGCAGAATTCAGACTGCAGTTCCTGCTGCCGAGGTGACTTTGGAGTTCGACTCTACCAAGGGCCCCCAGGACCTCCTGGGCCCCCTGGGATGCCAGGTAAAGATGAagtttaatttactttttttatcaGTCCAATTGCAGGCCATAAATTACAGGTTATTCTACGAAATATCAGAGAGTGGTCCAAACAGCAGTGTTTGGGGACAGATTCAGGAACAAGTTTTTCTATAATTTCAGTTATATTCCACGGTATTTTCCATTGAACATCTATTTGTTattaaaattcagctttcaCAAATTCATACTGAAAGTAATCTTAGGAAAAATTGGTCTTTCTTAAAACAGCATGAAGTTCCCAATAAACTTGGAAGAACTTGTTCCCTGGAGCTGATTATTGTCATCACCTTTGTACATCCAGCTGTGTTACTGTGTACTGTATTCAAGGACTTTTCTTCATCTAGCATACTGCTAGCCAATATTTTACAGAAACACAATGCTTCTGTTCTCCCACAGAAATTCcttcactttcttctttcatgttggcttttataataaaaaaatcccccttttttaacataaataatGTCCACAGAAGAACAGCATACACAAGAAAAGTATATAGTTTGATCTGATAATTAATATGGAAATAGAAGAGCCTAGGGAAGGGAAATGTTGGTAGCATGCTGGTGTCAGTTTGTTATATCATCTACCTTCAGGGATTTGGAAATCATTCCTAAAGCAGAAGTACAACATAAATGAACAGGTCACTGAAAGACAGACTCGTCTCTTCTTGAAAAACTTACATCTTCTGTTaacacaataaaaatgcaattcaaTGATCCATTGCTTACTAAAAAAATGTTGCATTCTTAGAAGCAAGATAAAATTTTATACTACAGCCACATTTTCAAGGCTGCAGTGGACACACTGGGGCATGGCCtagtcccagctctgcccttccttcctgtcTCAGTCCCACTTTCTGCCACTGCAGAATACCACAAATGTACTTCTGGCAGCAACATTCTGCACCCTGGGATTTCTGTCTCCTGCATTTGCTGGATTTCATGTTGTTGTGCCTGtaaggggaaaagcagcagttgGTTTTCCCCTTGATTGAATCAAATGTTGCTTTCAGACTTCTGTTCTGAACTGGTAGAGCAGTTCTGGCTTCACATTCAAGGGATCattcttgttatttttaagaGCTGCAGATTCCTCTATCCAAACAAAAACGTGCATAAATTCTTTCTTATTTGGCTTCCTTGtttgaagtttgttttttcCGTAATAGAAAAACTCTGAAGGATCACTTCATCATCAGATTTGATCTCAAACAACACTATTCTTCTTGTAAATTTGTAGAAGAGAATAAACAAGCAGAGTGGCAAAGAACCTAGTTTCAATTCAGGTTGAATTAGAACAATGATGACATTAATTAATCCCCTGAGCTGAAAGATCAAGCTTTTGCTGCAGGAGGCGTAATAATTGCTCAGTGATTCTAGCCAACTTTAAAATCCTGTCAGCTGCATAGACATTTGCTTAGTAATTTAGTCAGTCAACACCAGGAAGTAAGTAATACTGCAGAGGCATGAGTATGGTTTGCAATGACTTGTTTTACTCATTTACCCACAGTAAGCCACCTCAAAAAAAGcttaattataaaaattttgTCTCTCTTTAAATCTATGATTATGCAATCAAATGACCCCTAGCCAGCACCCTATGAATACACACAGTCCTGTTTTTAGCACAGATTTTAACAACTTTAACGTTACAGACATCCATCATTTGTGTGGATGTGTTTTAAAGATAGCAAAATCTTATTCAAAAGGATCTTATCCTATCATGATTGACCTAATTTACCAGGAAACTGATGTTTATactaaagcaaaagcaaaactacATTTGCAGGCTACCTAGTATGTGGCAATTGAaagtggcttttgctttccttgagCCTTCTGTCTGCTGAGGTCTTCCTGCACATCTCCCCAGCAAAGCAATGACTTGAGGCATCACCAGTTTAAACAGCAACATGAGAGTTAACTCCCAAAATCTGTGTCCTTCACCAAAACCTTCACCATCAACCTGACCACACAGCAGTTTCTCATCTGTTTCATCTCAGCCTGGGGTTCATGGCACTGAAGAGTACCTGTGTTGCAAGCTGGTGGAAGAGGACCCTGTCACACTTGTCTGTTAAAATATGATAAATTATTTAAGTAAAACAGAAAGTTTTGTTTCCCTTCAGGAAATCATGGAAACAATGGTAATAATGGAGCAACTGGCCAGGAAGGAGCCAAAGGTGAGAAAGGAGACAAAGGAGATATTGGACCAAGAGGAGAGCGTGGCCATCATGGACCCAAAGGCGAGAAGGGCTACCCTGGGATTCCCCCAGAGCTACAGGTAAAACATCTCTGGCTCGTATTGGCTGCAGCAAACCTCAGACTatggtttttttcactgaaaaaacagCACCTTATTACTGTAAGATACTTAGAAGGAAAATCCCCTTGAAAATTAATAATGTAACTGCATATACAGCCCTTGTCCTTTCTGAAAAAGTGCTCTGCCAGatctttctggaaaagaaaagctttagtcAGAATCCAGCTGAGAAATAGGCAGGAAGAAACATATATGCTTCCCTTTGAGGGCAAAATGCCAGTATCTGGGTTATTAATGGAGAATAGCAGGGACTATTATTTTCCTACCAAGCTGTATCACATAAATAATTGCACTTCCCACAGCATATGGAAAGAGTAAAGGAATCATGTTTCTCAGGGCAGCTAGGCTTTATGAGATTCTCAGAAGCACATGTATCCAGCTCCTCAAAGCATAGGCTCaaaatttttggctttttgatTAAACGTCTTCAAATCCCAGGAATCTGGCAGTTGGCAGAGAGGTTGTGTAcgtatatataaatatatatgtatgtgtatacatatatataatatctatatctatacacacacacagatacatacatacatattcATATATGTGCATATACACATAATATATGAtgtagaaatacagaaaatatatacTCATGGTATAGCTGAATATCTTTTAAACATACCTTTAATTACATTCAACATATGTCCTtctacaattttaaaattaactacCCCTGGTTTTTACCTTACATAAATTGTAGTATTGTAATTAAAACTGAGTGATGAAAAAGGATGAACAAGGAAAGCTCATATTGTAATACCTATTTCCAATACTTAAAATTCCATCACTTCTTTTATcagatgcatttaaaaatgtttacagtATTTCTTACCACcatacttaaaattttaaagtcaGTGGTGGTATAGGAGAAAACACTTTTGAATACAATACTGTTTTAAGTacaggattattttaaaaactttgtgTATCCATGTTGACCTGCTACTCCATAATGAGACCTAGGGAgaaaagatatatttttctgctgttctgttcAGCCCACAAAAAGTAGCTCAGGGTCAATGAGACTGTGAAATGGAATCTAGacaaaaagcaataaattccATCAAtctgccactgcagctgctttcctttAACACACGATGAACTTTGATGTGATCCTGGCTGAGAAGCAAGATATTAACAATTTGCCGTAATAGAAAATGCATCCATGCACGGGTAAGGAAAATCAGCCCAAGCTTTCAGCTCACATCTGGAGCTCCTTAAATTTCAGAACAGATGGCTAACGATTTCCGTTGTTGGATCCAGACTTGCATTTGATtgtctgttttcattttgttctggtttggATCTGAAATCAAAAGGAgtttgggctggtttttttttattttttaaataccagCTTGGCTGGAATCTcacaaaaaaagtcatttttgtgATGGGCAGTACCAGATGCAATTGAACACTTGTCATTTAAGAGGCtgagatagaaaaaaaaagccaagtcTACATGTAACCTTTTGGCAACAAAGTCCAGTAATTCTGTTTCTTCCCCATTTACTCACATaatggggacagggggatgaCAGACTTAGAGAAAAAGTCACTCCCTTCCCTAACCAGGCCAGCTGGCAGGGTCATTCCCTGGTATCTTGCTGAGGATAATTTAAATTGTCTGGTGTGGAATGTTTTGTACTGCTTCCTATGAAACATTTCTATGACAAGAAATGAAGCATGAAGTTGAagcacagttttaattttcttattttccccTCTTGGTCTCCACCACCCTCTGTTTCAAGACTGAGGGCAACTGACAAGATAGAAAAAGCATTGAATATtgagtgccagctgcagcacttccaGAGGACCTCTAATAAAAGTGCTTCATGTCTCTCTAAGCAAGAAAGACTAATCTTCATGGATTTTACAGAGCattgtttgttttcacaaaTGCACTTAAAAGCAATATCCAGTTTAAGTGCATTGGGGAATGCATAAAACGATATAAAACCTTTTTGTCAGAAACACCACTTCAATACTATATTGCTGTTGCATCATTCTAGAAagatttaaaagtaaataaaatctgaaattaaggTTTTGAACTGCAAACACTTGACCATACGCTTACTTTACAGTCATGAATAGCCCAATTGAATATGAGAACCCTAGTCTTCTTCCAGTTTCATTCAATGGGAGTTTTGTTACCTGGAGTTTATTGGCCTTGGAGCTAGCCCTAGAAGAACACCTCtgtcaggaaaataaacagactgcaagtacaggaaaaaaatcagtaccTGGTTGCTCTACACACATGTTTTTCATGAATGACTGCCTGAATAAGAACTGGATTTTTGCAGGTTGCGTTTATGGCTTCAATGGCTACTCACTTCAGCAACCAGAACAGTGGGATCATCTTCAGTAGCGTTGAAACCAACGTTGGGAATTTTTTTGATGTTATGACTGGGAGATTTGGTGCTCCAGTGAATGGTGagcatttgcaaaacaaaagaatgTAATTATTTGAGCCATAGGGAGACGTGTGGCCAAAAAGGATGAGGCACTATTTAATGGCCTTTGCACTCAGTCTGCATAGCTCTTGCTACCTACTTTCTAGAAGAATTAATTGAAAACTGGGCAAGCCAAGAGTGGTCAGCCATTGAGACTAGTGCTGACacaaaggcaggaggaagaggcatGGCCAGGGCTGAGAAGGGAGCAGGACTGTCTGCTTTGCTGTGGCTCTTTAGCCCTCCAGCCATTGTGATGACAGAACTACAGTCTTAATATTGtagcaagcagcagcagtttcacaGTTgcctcctccatctcctgcctcCTGTCAGTCTCTTCATCCTCATCTTCCACCATGCCAATTCAGCTGTGAGCTGACCTGCAACAGATGTGTGGCTGGAAATGAAGCATTACAGATCTTCATGGGTTATTTCTCAGCTGCATCAATCCCCCCTCTTACGCAGCTGTGATGCAGGAAGAACAACACCTGCCATatgcagaattaaaattaatcagATTTTGGAACACTataagcagaaacaaaacatctGCTGACAACTGGAAGGCAGTTTTGTCAACAGCTGTTATGATTTCTAAGCAAGAAGCACAAATGTGCAGCATGATTACTTCTTTCTATGAAGCAAACAAGTTGTTTTTTATAACCTTTTCAGGGGTATATTTCTTTACTTTCAATATGATGAAACATGAAGATGTGGAGGAAGTGTACGTGTACTTGATGCATAATGGTAATACAGTGTTCAGCTTATATAGGTAAGTAAAGGGCCAGGCCATCTCAATGCATAAACATTTGTATGGTTGTGATAGCTTGCTCACCTTTCAAGAAATGTAAAATTCTTCACATTTTGGTAGAAATTCTTTAGGGTAAAATAACCAACAAGAAAACCTATTTATTTTGCCATCCTCAGCTTGCCTATTTGGACCATACATATCATAGATGCTGGACCTAAAATTCAGCCTTGATCACCATTTCCTCAAACTCAGGGGAAAGGAGTTAGCACTGCAAGTCAGAGTTGGAGTTCAGTGGTATAATACTGTCATTCTGCTAAAACATATCTTCATCCTCATTTTGCTtgtcagagaaaagaaataatgaagtGTTCAGAGACTAGTTACAGTCTTGTTAACGTGAGGGAAGGgaaatttactttaaatttgGGAAGGGTTTATGCTGCAGTAGTAAGGAtaagaaagaagcagaagtcTTCCATTTACTGGCCTCTTTATCATTAGCACACCACCAAAGGCAGCTTCATCCCCAATAGATCTtctctgcaaaagaaaaagtgcttCATTTCTACTCCCCCTGAAGCACTGAGGTAAGAAAAGGCAAGAGGTAGAAGAAAGGGGACCAACACCCAGGCAAAGCCAGGAGGCTAGCCCATATCAAAAGTACCTATGTTCCAATGAAAAGCTCAGTATGGAGCAAGCTGCCTGTGTCTGCTCTCTacctgtgctgggagcacagggactCAGCTCTTAAAATTAGTTGGGATGaattcaaggggaaaaaaagcatcacaGGAAATCTGTAATGTTGCGATCAATGagcagtatttaattttaaacaaaaacttcgtttcctgtgctggaaaaaaataaattacaattcCAGAACTTCAGAAAGGaattaaataaagcatttagGTAAGGTGCAAAGTTTGACTAGGAGATCAAATGCAGAAAGTTGCCAAAATTTCCTtataaagctgaaaaatgttGGCAAGTTTTTCAAGAAAGTTTTGCTTGGGATAACAATGCActtcttggatttttttggtaaagTTGTTTGTTTGGTCATTGTTGAGAAACAAAACCCTGATTTGTTAAAATATTCATCCTTAGCTATGaatccaaaggaaaagcagatacTTCAGGAAACAGTGCAGTCCTAAAACTCGCCAAAGGAGATGAAGTTTGGCTGCGAATGGGAAATGGAGCCCTCCATGGGGACCATCAACGTTTCTCCACCTTTGCTGggtttcttctttttgaaaccaagtaaaaaaaaggaaacaactCAACAGATGTTTATGtgaaaaaacttctttttcgGAACTTTTGTATTTCACTGGACTGTGAAATAACAACATTGGAGGATCAAGAAGCCTTGTTTTGATGCAATGTGCTGCTACCTGTGTATCAGAGATGAGCTGAATACATTGGGCAGCTGACACAGATTCACAGAGTATCTATTGTCATCTGGGTTGCACCTATTTAATCATTGAATGTTGCTATTGCTCTCTTCCCCAAAAGTgaatgaaaaccaaaagaaaattagtttaaaGACTTTAAAGAGCAGTTTACATAAAGTCAATTTCATCTCTAAATATACTTTAGTTATATGTCAGGAATTGAACAACTGATTCAAAAGTTTTGGATCATTTATTCAGTTCTTCTTACATGTTCATTTAAATTTGCATCATGGAAACAGGCCTGAATGTAGTATAAGCAGGCTCAGGTGAGACCAGATCTAAAGGAAGAAGTTTGTACTGGATTGGAATGAGCTCAAATcgaagaaaaaaatgtgaaaatatagATGTCAAGGATTCAGGTTTATTGCATTCCCATCTCAAACCTCTGGAGATGTATCTGGTGtcatttttcacacatttttagCACATATTTATGCTTAGTCTCTCTCTCTTAGAAGAAGAATGTCAGTAGTTCTTGCCTTGGTAGCAGCTTGAAGCTAAGGTAATTTAGTTTGCAGTGTGAAGGGGATCAGGCAGGGGAACTGTAATGTTTCCCTCTAGccttagaatttttaaaacctgaTGTAAGTCAATGCAGGGTGTCAAAGCAAAGGCATATACGCTAGAGAAATCAGGATGCACCAACAGCACAGAGACAAACAAACTTTGTGGTGTTTGGAACTCCTCTAGAAGGATGTACCTTATAATATTGCATATTTACTTAACAGTGAAGTTTTTGAAACAGTTTTCCGAGCAGCCTTCCAAGAATCGGTATTTCAGGAAAAACCattgcaaagcagcagctaaGCCAGTTCAGTATTTAAACTGGTGAAAGCAAATGTTAGCTGGCTTAGTAGTTCTGATCCCAATACACTGGGCCACTCTTCGGCCCAGTTCATGTCACCGGCTTTTCAAAATTTGGGTATCTGAAATTCTGTCTTGctattttcatttgaataagCAACAAAATCAATACTGAAGCTTGAATGTACCTTGTTCTGGCTCTCCACACAAAAGTGAATGaaatataaattcttttttacAGACATTACATTTTAATCAGCTATTACGTGTCATTAATGTATAACAAGAAGGTGGAgttaggaaaatatttatttgaaattcttttaTACTGGATACAGGTATCAGTAGCACAACAATAGAGCAAATGAATTGAAATCTGCCCTAAGAATTTGTATGTCCTTGTACACGTTCCTAGCGTATGTAACCACATCttatgaagaaaaatgcatgttGATACTTGATGATTATGACTTGTGATTTTTTAGTTTTATGCATCAACCACTGAAAATATTAGCTTTAGTGAACTGTTGCTGATATGTTTTAATCATTTCTTTAT includes:
- the C1QTNF3 gene encoding complement C1q tumor necrosis factor-related protein 3 isoform X1, which encodes MAEKDFISWHLLALFFLPFCLCQDEYMEVSRRSYKPVAKILQSHHQTGHKGSRSREILKQRHQLIEWTVDNSTSTDHNVLRPEVDDVELTTSDRVQPPQPGPQNSDCSSCCRGDFGVRLYQGPPGPPGPPGMPGNHGNNGNNGATGQEGAKGEKGDKGDIGPRGERGHHGPKGEKGYPGIPPELQVAFMASMATHFSNQNSGIIFSSVETNVGNFFDVMTGRFGAPVNGVYFFTFNMMKHEDVEEVYVYLMHNGNTVFSLYSYESKGKADTSGNSAVLKLAKGDEVWLRMGNGALHGDHQRFSTFAGFLLFETK
- the C1QTNF3 gene encoding complement C1q tumor necrosis factor-related protein 3 isoform X2 → MAEKDFISWHLLALFFLPFCLCQDEYMEPPQPGPQNSDCSSCCRGDFGVRLYQGPPGPPGPPGMPGNHGNNGNNGATGQEGAKGEKGDKGDIGPRGERGHHGPKGEKGYPGIPPELQVAFMASMATHFSNQNSGIIFSSVETNVGNFFDVMTGRFGAPVNGVYFFTFNMMKHEDVEEVYVYLMHNGNTVFSLYSYESKGKADTSGNSAVLKLAKGDEVWLRMGNGALHGDHQRFSTFAGFLLFETK